The following coding sequences lie in one Cupriavidus sp. WKF15 genomic window:
- a CDS encoding LysR family transcriptional regulator, translating to MKPDFTIDADSLPALAAFVRVARLGSFTAAAQALAVSPSAVSQTVRHLESRLGVRLLQRTTRRVGLTEAGAALLARVEPALAEIGAATDDVRARRDMPAGTLRLTSSVTAAAIALRPVLTDFMRAYPAICVDLVTDDRLVDLIAEGFDAGLRLGEALQQDMVAIPVTGPMRFVVAASPEYLARHGTPQSPRDLHAHACLQYRFGATGQVYRWEFFERPQGGRVVTVETRAAMIANDKTMLHQAALAGLGLVYEFPSHIAAALASGELVTVLDDWQPTFDGFYLYYPGRMLMPPKLRVFVDFLKARGPASAPR from the coding sequence ATGAAGCCTGACTTCACAATCGATGCCGATTCTCTGCCCGCGCTCGCGGCGTTCGTGCGCGTGGCACGCCTGGGCAGCTTCACGGCCGCGGCGCAGGCCCTGGCCGTGAGCCCCTCGGCCGTCTCGCAGACCGTGCGCCATCTGGAAAGCCGCCTCGGCGTGCGGCTGTTGCAGCGAACCACGCGCCGGGTCGGGCTGACCGAAGCCGGCGCGGCGCTGCTTGCACGCGTGGAGCCGGCGCTGGCCGAAATCGGCGCCGCGACCGACGACGTGCGTGCCAGACGCGACATGCCGGCCGGCACGCTGCGGCTGACCTCCTCGGTGACCGCCGCCGCCATCGCGCTGCGGCCGGTGCTGACGGACTTCATGCGCGCCTATCCGGCCATCTGCGTGGATCTCGTGACCGACGACCGCCTGGTCGACCTGATCGCCGAAGGCTTCGATGCCGGCCTGCGCCTTGGCGAGGCGCTGCAGCAGGACATGGTGGCCATTCCCGTGACCGGCCCCATGCGCTTCGTGGTGGCCGCGTCGCCCGAGTACCTGGCGCGCCATGGCACGCCGCAATCGCCGCGCGACCTGCACGCGCATGCCTGCCTGCAATACCGCTTCGGCGCGACGGGCCAGGTGTACCGCTGGGAATTCTTCGAGCGCCCGCAAGGCGGTCGCGTCGTCACCGTCGAGACGCGCGCGGCGATGATCGCCAACGACAAAACGATGCTGCACCAGGCGGCGCTGGCGGGACTCGGACTGGTCTACGAATTTCCGTCGCACATCGCGGCGGCGCTCGCCTCGGGCGAGCTGGTCACGGTCCTCGACGACTGGCAGCCAACGTTCGACGGCTTCTATCTCTACTACCCCGGCCGCATGCTGATGCCACCCAAGCTGCGTGTGTTCGTCGACTTCCTGAAAGCGCGCGGCCCCGCTTCAGCGCCGCGCTGA
- a CDS encoding OmpW family outer membrane protein translates to MKLTYKKMLAAGAVMALAGTAQAQSAGSNIVSLGWFRVMPNSSADPLTVDSINGHPVGLTRPNTGAEVETADTLGLAFTHYFTDNISGEFVVGIPPKHDVKGTGDFAQYGKLGSVRQWSPALLVKYHFFDAKTKFRPYVGLGVNYTWFTDESITNQNFVDHTFGIPGARMSANAESSWNPVFNIGANYAITDNWFVGLSVSYLPLSTRATLTTQAGATTIVSHTKIKIDPVVTFLNVGYKF, encoded by the coding sequence ATGAAATTGACTTATAAGAAGATGCTGGCGGCAGGCGCTGTCATGGCGCTGGCAGGTACCGCGCAGGCACAATCCGCAGGTAGCAATATCGTCAGCCTGGGCTGGTTCCGTGTCATGCCGAACAGCTCGGCAGATCCGCTCACGGTGGACAGCATCAATGGCCACCCGGTAGGCCTGACCCGCCCGAACACCGGCGCGGAAGTCGAGACCGCCGACACGCTGGGCCTTGCCTTCACGCATTACTTCACTGACAACATCTCCGGCGAGTTCGTCGTCGGCATTCCGCCCAAGCATGATGTCAAGGGCACTGGCGACTTCGCGCAATATGGAAAGCTGGGGTCGGTCCGGCAGTGGAGTCCGGCGCTGCTGGTGAAGTACCACTTCTTTGACGCGAAGACAAAGTTCCGTCCGTACGTGGGCCTGGGCGTGAACTACACGTGGTTCACGGATGAATCCATCACCAACCAGAATTTCGTCGACCATACCTTTGGCATTCCCGGCGCCAGGATGAGCGCCAATGCCGAAAGCTCGTGGAACCCGGTGTTCAATATCGGTGCCAACTACGCCATCACCGACAACTGGTTTGTCGGCCTGTCGGTGTCCTACCTGCCGCTGTCGACGCGTGCCACGCTCACCACGCAGGCGGGCGCGACGACGATCGTTTCGCACACCAAGATCAAGATCGATCCGGTGGTGACGTTCCTCAACGTGGGCTACAAATTCTGA
- a CDS encoding helix-turn-helix domain-containing protein — translation MLEVTRDLIRIHGYADVTLDQISSGAGVAKSSLLWHFGSKEMLLAEAATTLFQQIGQEIAPDIRVEETPVRRLDRVFEQVAQAFTASPEAKGVVLGMLFSGSVRAEIRRGWDSHVQALVDAFSQPQRPMPAAMARLMLATFHGCYCHWYAGGCSEPIASYLEPARELFRTWLASAAA, via the coding sequence GTGCTCGAGGTGACGCGCGACCTGATCCGCATCCACGGCTATGCAGACGTGACGCTGGATCAGATTTCCAGCGGCGCGGGCGTGGCAAAGAGCAGCCTGCTGTGGCACTTCGGCAGCAAGGAAATGCTGCTGGCTGAAGCCGCGACCACCTTGTTCCAGCAGATCGGGCAGGAAATTGCGCCGGACATACGCGTAGAAGAGACGCCGGTGCGCCGTCTCGACCGCGTATTCGAGCAGGTGGCGCAGGCCTTCACGGCCAGTCCCGAAGCCAAGGGCGTGGTGCTCGGCATGCTGTTTTCGGGCAGCGTGCGTGCGGAAATCCGCCGCGGCTGGGACAGCCACGTGCAGGCGTTGGTCGACGCGTTCTCTCAGCCGCAACGGCCGATGCCGGCCGCGATGGCGCGGCTGATGCTGGCCACCTTCCATGGCTGCTACTGCCACTGGTATGCAGGCGGCTGCAGCGAGCCCATTGCCAGCTACCTCGAGCCAGCGCGGGAACTGTTCCGGACGTGGCTCGCGTCGGCGGCGGCGTAG
- a CDS encoding aldo/keto reductase, protein MTGNTTSIPTRQLGNHGPTVSAIGLGCMGMSDFYGAHDDAESIRTIRHALDHGITLLDTADIYGPHTNEELVGRAIAGRRGQVVLATKFGIVRDLSQPAARGVNGRPEYVRASCEASLKRLGVDHIDLYYLHRVDPQVPIEETIGAMAELVKAGKVRWIGLSEAGAQTIERAHKVHPVTALQSEYSLWTRDVELDGVLATCERLGIGFVPYSPLGRGFLTGAIRSPEDFDADDFRRTNPRFMGENFARNLALVDKVRALAAGKGCTPAQLALAWVLARGPQVVPIPGTRRVANLDDNLGALEVRLDARELAEIDAVFPAGAAAGTRYAEHVMPMLAR, encoded by the coding sequence ATGACCGGAAATACCACTTCGATTCCTACGCGCCAACTGGGCAACCACGGGCCCACGGTCTCCGCCATCGGCCTCGGCTGCATGGGCATGAGCGATTTCTACGGCGCGCATGACGATGCCGAATCGATCCGCACGATCCGGCATGCGCTGGACCACGGCATCACGCTGCTCGACACCGCAGACATCTACGGCCCGCATACCAATGAAGAACTGGTGGGCCGCGCCATTGCCGGGCGGCGCGGCCAGGTCGTGCTGGCGACCAAGTTCGGCATCGTGCGGGACTTGTCGCAGCCGGCGGCACGCGGCGTCAATGGCCGGCCCGAGTACGTGCGCGCGAGCTGCGAGGCGAGCCTGAAGCGGCTCGGCGTGGACCATATCGACCTGTATTACCTGCACCGTGTCGATCCGCAGGTTCCCATCGAGGAAACCATCGGCGCCATGGCTGAGCTGGTGAAGGCCGGCAAGGTGCGCTGGATCGGCCTGTCCGAGGCCGGGGCGCAGACCATCGAGCGCGCGCACAAGGTGCACCCGGTCACGGCGCTGCAGAGCGAGTATTCATTGTGGACGCGCGATGTGGAGTTGGACGGCGTCCTGGCTACATGCGAACGGCTGGGCATCGGCTTCGTGCCGTACAGCCCGCTCGGGCGCGGCTTCCTGACCGGCGCGATCCGCAGCCCCGAGGATTTCGACGCGGATGATTTTCGCCGCACCAATCCGCGCTTCATGGGCGAGAACTTCGCGCGCAACCTCGCGCTCGTCGACAAGGTGCGTGCACTGGCGGCTGGCAAGGGCTGCACGCCGGCGCAGCTGGCACTGGCCTGGGTGCTCGCGCGCGGGCCGCAGGTGGTGCCGATTCCCGGCACGCGCCGCGTCGCCAATCTCGACGACAACCTGGGCGCGCTGGAGGTGCGGCTCGACGCAAGGGAGCTCGCCGAGATCGATGCCGTTTTCCCGGCCGGCGCAGCGGCCGGTACGCGCTATGCCGAGCATGTGATGCCGATGCTGGCGCGCTGA
- a CDS encoding lysoplasmalogenase, producing the protein MSWLALMMPARVREWWLAGTLAGLVYGALLVQVSMELPDGAPLTGQIAMQPAWKTAMALMLARAAWFHRPLGERRWLVIALVCSAIGDFLLAVPALRVSFVGGLGAFLLAHLAYLRVLVPLAGDWRAHRLIACGAMIGVAGTMLGRFWPNLGSLAGPVTVYVIVLAAMVCGALVAKLPTPLTALGALCFAASDMMIGIARFLVPFDSFQLGIWWTYAAAQVLIVAGIVARRPERAA; encoded by the coding sequence ATGAGCTGGCTCGCGCTCATGATGCCGGCGCGCGTGCGCGAGTGGTGGCTGGCCGGCACCCTGGCGGGCCTGGTCTACGGTGCCTTGCTGGTGCAGGTATCGATGGAGTTGCCGGACGGCGCGCCGTTGACCGGGCAGATTGCAATGCAGCCCGCGTGGAAGACCGCGATGGCGCTGATGCTGGCGCGTGCCGCGTGGTTCCATCGCCCGCTGGGCGAGCGGCGCTGGCTGGTGATTGCGCTGGTGTGCTCGGCGATCGGGGATTTCCTGCTTGCCGTGCCCGCGCTGCGCGTCTCGTTCGTGGGCGGGCTCGGTGCGTTCCTGCTGGCGCACCTGGCCTATCTGCGCGTGCTGGTGCCGCTCGCGGGGGACTGGCGCGCGCACCGGCTGATCGCGTGCGGCGCGATGATCGGCGTGGCGGGTACGATGCTGGGCCGCTTCTGGCCCAACCTGGGCTCGCTCGCGGGGCCGGTCACGGTGTACGTCATCGTGCTGGCGGCGATGGTGTGCGGCGCGCTGGTGGCGAAGCTGCCGACGCCGCTGACGGCGCTCGGCGCGCTGTGTTTTGCGGCCTCGGACATGATGATCGGCATTGCACGCTTCCTGGTGCCGTTCGACAGCTTCCAGCTTGGCATCTGGTGGACGTATGCGGCGGCGCAGGTGCTGATCGTCGCGGGCATCGTGGCCAGGCGCCCGGAGCGTGCGGCATGA
- the pbpC gene encoding penicillin-binding protein 1C, producing the protein MKRFVASSVCMAAVMLASIALPAHALPSFTQVRADWRSSDVVITDRNGETVARVRDDFRVRRGDWVTLAETSPALRTAIVLSEDKRFYAHSGVDWQGVAAAAWANLWNTRTRGASTLTMQLAGLLDEDLRRPGSAGQGRSVTQKLGQAAGAASLERSWSKDQILEAYLNLVPFRGELVGLSAMSQALFGKFPQGLDAREAALAVALVRAPNAGAAQVARRACGILREMRVPRECEGLEGFAQLALLRTGSVAQGGTAASPQPRQLAPHLGRMLAGQARVQAGPGVPVPPYLRSTLDAGLQRVAAASLQRHLRELAGRHVEDGAVVVIDNASGDVLAYVGSSGELSGAAQVDHAQALRQAGSTLKPFLYEQALEERRLTAASLLDDRPVNLPAGGGLYVPQNYDHRYAGWVSTRAALAASLNVPAVRTLVMVTPHRFHKRLVALGLPLTEAGDYYGYSLALGSADVSLLALTNAYRALANGGRYGPVRMRAGMAPMPPTAVMLPAASYVVGDILSDRHARARTFGLDSPLTTRFWTAVKTGTSKDMRDNWCIGWSQRYTVGVWVGNASGASMHDVSGVSGAAPVWHDVMEALDRSQPSMAPGAPAGVERVALAFSDDLEPAREEVFLAGTALTRVSVGTSSARAGVPAIANPADGTIFALDPDMPPSAQRVWFHAEGVSGQTARTVSWRMDGKPLGRGGEVSWLPWPGRHQVELLDAAGKVVHRIGIEVRGAVVTPGKASGSARR; encoded by the coding sequence ATGAAGCGGTTCGTGGCGTCGTCCGTCTGCATGGCTGCAGTGATGCTGGCCTCGATAGCGTTGCCGGCGCACGCACTGCCGTCCTTCACGCAAGTCCGGGCCGACTGGCGCAGCAGTGACGTGGTCATCACCGACCGCAACGGCGAAACCGTTGCGCGCGTGCGCGACGATTTCCGCGTGCGCCGCGGTGATTGGGTCACGCTCGCGGAAACCTCGCCGGCGCTGCGCACGGCCATCGTGCTGTCGGAAGACAAGCGCTTTTACGCACACAGCGGCGTCGACTGGCAGGGCGTGGCCGCGGCGGCCTGGGCCAATCTCTGGAACACGCGCACGCGCGGCGCTTCCACGCTGACCATGCAGCTGGCCGGGCTGCTCGATGAAGACCTGCGCAGGCCGGGCAGCGCGGGGCAGGGCCGCAGTGTCACGCAGAAGCTGGGGCAGGCCGCCGGCGCCGCGTCGCTCGAGCGGAGCTGGAGCAAGGACCAGATCCTCGAGGCGTATCTGAACCTGGTGCCGTTCCGGGGCGAACTGGTGGGCCTTTCGGCGATGTCGCAGGCACTGTTCGGCAAGTTTCCGCAAGGGCTGGATGCGCGCGAAGCGGCGCTGGCCGTGGCGCTCGTGCGCGCACCCAATGCCGGCGCCGCGCAAGTCGCGCGACGCGCGTGCGGGATCCTGCGCGAGATGCGCGTGCCGCGCGAATGCGAGGGGCTGGAGGGCTTTGCGCAACTGGCGCTGCTGCGCACGGGCAGCGTCGCGCAGGGCGGCACGGCCGCATCGCCGCAGCCAAGGCAACTGGCGCCGCACCTGGGGCGGATGCTGGCGGGCCAGGCGCGAGTGCAAGCGGGTCCCGGGGTACCGGTGCCGCCGTACCTGCGCTCCACGCTGGATGCGGGGCTGCAGCGCGTGGCCGCGGCGAGCCTGCAGCGGCATCTGCGCGAACTGGCCGGCCGCCACGTGGAAGACGGCGCGGTGGTGGTGATCGACAACGCGAGCGGCGACGTGCTGGCCTACGTGGGCTCGTCGGGCGAATTGTCCGGCGCGGCACAGGTGGACCACGCGCAGGCGCTGCGCCAGGCCGGCTCGACGCTGAAGCCATTCCTGTACGAGCAGGCATTGGAGGAGCGCAGGCTGACGGCGGCTTCGCTGCTCGATGACCGGCCGGTCAACCTGCCCGCTGGCGGCGGACTGTACGTGCCGCAGAACTACGACCATCGCTACGCGGGCTGGGTCAGCACGCGCGCGGCGCTGGCGGCATCGCTGAACGTGCCGGCCGTGCGCACGCTGGTGATGGTGACCCCGCACCGCTTCCACAAGCGCCTGGTGGCGCTGGGCCTGCCGCTGACCGAGGCCGGCGACTACTACGGCTACAGCCTGGCGCTGGGCAGCGCGGATGTGTCGCTGCTGGCGCTGACCAATGCGTATCGCGCCCTCGCCAATGGCGGCCGCTATGGCCCGGTGCGCATGCGCGCCGGCATGGCACCCATGCCACCGACGGCGGTGATGTTGCCGGCGGCGAGCTATGTGGTCGGCGACATCCTCTCCGACCGCCATGCGCGCGCGCGCACCTTCGGTCTCGACAGCCCACTGACCACGCGTTTCTGGACCGCCGTGAAGACCGGTACCAGCAAGGACATGCGCGACAACTGGTGCATCGGCTGGTCGCAGCGCTACACCGTGGGCGTGTGGGTCGGCAACGCCAGCGGGGCCAGCATGCATGACGTGTCCGGCGTGTCGGGCGCGGCGCCGGTCTGGCACGACGTGATGGAGGCGCTGGACCGTTCGCAGCCGAGCATGGCCCCTGGCGCGCCGGCGGGTGTCGAGCGGGTGGCCCTGGCCTTCTCCGATGACCTTGAGCCCGCGCGCGAGGAAGTGTTCCTGGCAGGCACGGCGCTCACGCGCGTCAGTGTCGGGACATCGTCCGCGCGGGCTGGCGTGCCGGCCATTGCAAACCCGGCCGACGGAACCATTTTCGCGCTCGATCCCGACATGCCGCCGTCGGCGCAGCGCGTGTGGTTCCACGCCGAAGGCGTGTCCGGCCAGACCGCGCGCACGGTGAGCTGGCGCATGGATGGCAAGCCGCTCGGGCGCGGTGGCGAAGTATCGTGGCTGCCGTGGCCCGGCCGCCATCAGGTGGAGCTGCTGGACGCGGCCGGCAAGGTGGTGCACCGCATCGGCATCGAGGTGCGCGGCGCCGTCGTTACGCCTGGCAAGGCGAGTGGGTCAGCGCGGCGCTGA
- a CDS encoding delta(1)-pyrroline-2-carboxylate reductase family protein, translating into MSLIPLDAASTAARLPYPELAAAIADMLAELREGTAMAPPRIALPVGDAQDGEGTLLVMPARNRRLVMTKNITVHPDNPRRGLPNILGEVVVADAHTGERVAMLDGPTVTGRRTAAVSLLAAQRFAAQPDGELLIIGAGVQALTHLEAFIAGLPVRRVWLHSRTREKAEALAAHAGTLGAQAEVVDDVAAVLPRVSMVVTVTSSRSPVLPDLDCGLWRDDHFIAAVGAFRPDMCELPPALCHAASASGRLLADTLFGIEDEAGDLLQAGIDWATVQPFETAILQAEEIRARSGSPLVFKSVGYALWDLAACVLASRQG; encoded by the coding sequence ATGTCCCTGATTCCCCTCGATGCCGCCAGCACGGCGGCACGCTTGCCTTACCCCGAGCTAGCTGCAGCGATTGCCGACATGCTGGCCGAACTGCGCGAGGGGACGGCCATGGCGCCGCCGCGTATCGCGCTGCCGGTGGGCGATGCGCAGGACGGGGAGGGCACGCTGCTGGTCATGCCCGCGCGCAACCGGCGCCTGGTCATGACCAAGAACATCACCGTGCATCCGGACAATCCACGGCGCGGGCTGCCGAACATCCTTGGCGAAGTGGTGGTGGCCGATGCGCATACCGGCGAGCGCGTGGCGATGCTCGACGGCCCCACGGTGACGGGACGGCGCACGGCCGCGGTGTCGCTGCTGGCCGCACAGCGCTTTGCCGCGCAGCCGGATGGCGAACTGCTGATCATCGGCGCGGGCGTGCAGGCGCTGACGCACCTGGAAGCCTTTATCGCCGGACTGCCGGTGCGCCGCGTCTGGCTGCACTCGCGCACGCGCGAAAAGGCCGAAGCGCTGGCCGCGCATGCCGGCACGCTCGGCGCGCAGGCTGAGGTGGTGGATGACGTCGCTGCCGTGCTGCCGCGCGTGTCGATGGTGGTGACGGTGACATCGAGCCGCAGCCCGGTGCTGCCGGATCTCGATTGCGGCTTGTGGCGCGACGACCATTTCATTGCCGCGGTCGGCGCGTTCCGTCCCGATATGTGCGAACTGCCACCGGCCCTGTGCCACGCGGCCTCGGCCAGCGGGCGGCTGCTTGCCGATACGCTGTTCGGCATCGAGGACGAGGCCGGCGACCTGTTGCAGGCCGGGATCGACTGGGCCACGGTGCAGCCGTTCGAAACCGCGATCCTGCAGGCCGAAGAGATCCGCGCGCGCAGCGGCAGTCCGCTGGTGTTCAAGAGCGTCGGCTACGCGCTGTGGGACCTGGCGGCCTGCGTGCTGGCGAGCCGGCAGGGCTGA